In one window of Prevotella fusca JCM 17724 DNA:
- the mfd gene encoding transcription-repair coupling factor, whose translation MKIQDIQKLYAMLPQAGAIQQIQEDKSVRTVFLQGLVASAAPMFFASIAERWKSTTVFVLNDNDEAGYFYNDLKTIAMPSDGEGKVAEVLFFPSSYRRAVKYGQRDAGNEILRTEVLTRLSALASEDDSTYPLYIVTEPSALSELVVSKKQLDERRLTLTVDQHIDIVEVEKTLRSFGFTETDYVYEPGQFAVRGSIIDVYSFSNELPFRIDFFGDDIETIRTFEVETQLSDEKLKRIEIVPELTTASEEKVPFLQFLPDDAVLAFKDFLYVRDAIDNIYQEGFTNQALTEKLEGKTEMEQRELEQAFRKEGQLVPASRWMNDALDFRRIEFGINHSTSDQAKKKDGARATISFSTSPQPLFHKNFDLLSKTLRDYLLQGYKLYIFADSEKQTVRLRDIFDSLSDTSVSPESENLSVADMSGEGKDATVGALPFIPVNRTLHEGFVDSTLKVCFFTDHQIFDRFHKYNLKSDKARQGKMALTMKELQEMEPGDFLVHVDFGIGKFAGLVRVPAGDSYQEMIRLVYQHNDIVDVSIHSLYKISKYRRADSGEPPRLSVLGSGAWDRLKERAKKRIKDIARDLIKLYAKRRREKGFSFSPDSFMQHELEASFLYEDTPDQLKATQELKQDMESARPMDRLVCGDVGFGKTEVAIRAAFKAAVDNKQVAVLVPTTVLAFQHYQTFKKRLKDMPVRVDYLSRARSTKQTRQVLEDLAAGKINILVGTHKLIGKSVKWNDLGLLIIDEEQKFGVSTKEKLRQLKTNVDTLTMSATPIPRTLQFSLMGARDMSIMRTPPPNRYPIQTEIASFSSEVIADAINFEMSRNGQVYFVNDRISNLPEIANLIKKYVPDCRIAIGHGQMKPEELEEIVMGFMNYDYDVLLSTTIVENGIDISNANTIIINDAHRFGLSDLHQMRGRVGRSNKKAFCYLLAPPLAALNPEARRRLEALETFSDLGSGFNLAMQDLDIRGAGNLLGSEQSGFMEDLGYETYQKILNQAVMELKNDEFQDLYAEEMEEGKQISGDDFIDDCAVESDLEMYFPDNYVPGSSERMLLYRELDNIEKDEDLDAYRKRLQDRFGPVPRQGEELMQVVALRRVGKRLGCEKIILKQGRMQMQFVSNPNSVYYQSEAFDKVLNYIGYHPRRCNLKERNGKRSMVVSDVATVGEGVMVLRDIEHPRS comes from the coding sequence ATGAAGATACAGGATATACAGAAACTATACGCTATGCTGCCACAGGCAGGAGCGATACAACAGATACAGGAAGATAAGTCGGTAAGAACTGTTTTCCTGCAAGGGCTCGTGGCATCAGCTGCTCCGATGTTCTTTGCATCAATAGCTGAACGATGGAAGTCGACGACAGTTTTCGTGCTGAATGATAACGATGAGGCTGGTTATTTCTATAATGACCTCAAGACCATAGCTATGCCATCGGATGGTGAAGGAAAGGTGGCGGAGGTGCTGTTCTTCCCTTCTTCCTATCGTCGTGCCGTGAAGTATGGGCAGCGTGATGCGGGCAATGAAATCCTGCGTACAGAGGTTCTCACACGCCTTTCTGCACTTGCTTCGGAGGATGATAGTACATATCCGCTTTATATCGTCACTGAACCATCAGCCTTGTCAGAACTCGTTGTGTCAAAGAAGCAGTTGGACGAGCGTCGTTTGACATTGACAGTTGACCAGCATATTGACATTGTTGAGGTGGAGAAAACCTTACGTTCCTTTGGCTTCACTGAGACTGACTATGTTTATGAGCCGGGTCAGTTTGCCGTGCGTGGTAGTATTATAGATGTGTATTCCTTCTCAAATGAACTTCCTTTCCGTATTGACTTCTTCGGTGATGATATTGAGACTATCCGTACCTTTGAAGTGGAAACGCAGCTGTCTGATGAGAAATTGAAACGTATTGAGATTGTGCCGGAGCTGACTACAGCCTCAGAAGAGAAAGTCCCTTTCCTGCAGTTCCTGCCAGATGATGCGGTGTTGGCATTCAAGGACTTCCTTTATGTTCGTGATGCAATTGATAATATCTATCAGGAAGGGTTTACTAATCAGGCGTTGACGGAGAAACTTGAAGGCAAGACTGAGATGGAGCAGCGCGAATTAGAGCAGGCTTTCCGTAAGGAGGGACAGCTTGTTCCTGCCTCACGGTGGATGAACGATGCGCTTGACTTCCGCCGTATAGAGTTCGGCATCAACCATTCCACCTCTGATCAGGCGAAGAAGAAGGACGGTGCACGGGCTACCATCAGCTTCAGCACGTCACCGCAACCGCTCTTCCATAAGAACTTTGACCTGCTGTCCAAGACTCTTCGTGACTATCTTCTACAAGGTTATAAACTCTATATCTTTGCTGATAGTGAGAAACAGACGGTACGTCTTAGGGATATTTTCGACTCGTTGTCTGATACCAGTGTGTCACCTGAATCAGAGAATCTATCCGTAGCCGATATGTCTGGAGAGGGTAAGGATGCGACAGTGGGGGCTCTTCCTTTCATACCTGTAAACCGAACACTGCATGAAGGCTTCGTTGACAGTACGCTGAAAGTATGTTTCTTTACTGATCATCAGATTTTCGACCGTTTCCATAAGTACAATCTCAAGTCTGACAAGGCTCGTCAGGGCAAGATGGCATTGACGATGAAAGAGTTGCAAGAGATGGAACCCGGCGACTTCCTTGTGCATGTAGACTTCGGTATTGGTAAGTTTGCCGGTCTTGTTCGTGTTCCTGCCGGCGATTCCTATCAGGAGATGATACGTCTTGTTTATCAGCATAATGACATTGTGGATGTGTCTATTCACTCACTTTACAAAATCAGTAAGTATCGTCGTGCTGACAGCGGCGAACCTCCACGATTGTCCGTTCTTGGCTCGGGTGCTTGGGACCGACTGAAAGAAAGGGCGAAGAAGCGTATCAAGGATATTGCTCGCGACCTCATCAAACTCTATGCTAAACGTCGTCGTGAGAAGGGTTTTTCCTTCTCTCCCGACTCTTTTATGCAGCACGAATTGGAGGCTTCATTCCTTTATGAAGACACACCCGATCAGTTGAAGGCTACACAGGAACTCAAACAGGATATGGAAAGTGCACGACCTATGGACCGTCTGGTTTGTGGTGATGTGGGCTTTGGTAAGACGGAAGTGGCTATTCGTGCTGCTTTCAAGGCTGCTGTGGATAATAAGCAGGTGGCAGTATTGGTACCGACAACGGTTCTTGCCTTCCAGCATTACCAGACTTTCAAGAAGCGACTGAAAGATATGCCTGTGCGTGTAGACTATCTCTCACGTGCTCGTAGTACCAAGCAGACCCGTCAGGTGCTTGAGGATCTGGCTGCAGGAAAGATTAATATTCTTGTTGGCACGCATAAGTTGATAGGTAAGTCGGTAAAGTGGAACGACCTCGGACTGCTCATCATTGACGAAGAACAGAAGTTCGGAGTGTCTACAAAGGAGAAACTCCGACAGCTGAAAACCAATGTCGACACGCTGACGATGTCGGCAACTCCTATCCCACGTACGCTTCAGTTCTCGCTGATGGGTGCACGTGATATGAGTATCATGCGTACACCGCCACCTAATCGTTATCCTATTCAGACCGAGATTGCCTCTTTCTCATCCGAAGTGATTGCAGATGCCATCAACTTTGAGATGAGCCGTAACGGACAGGTTTACTTCGTCAATGACCGCATCAGCAATCTCCCGGAGATAGCAAACCTTATCAAGAAGTACGTGCCTGACTGCCGTATTGCCATCGGACACGGACAGATGAAGCCTGAGGAGTTGGAGGAAATCGTGATGGGCTTTATGAACTATGACTATGATGTACTGCTTTCAACAACGATTGTTGAGAATGGTATCGATATTTCCAATGCTAATACCATCATCATCAATGATGCTCATCGCTTCGGACTCTCCGACTTGCATCAGATGCGTGGGCGTGTGGGACGTTCCAACAAAAAAGCCTTCTGCTATCTCCTTGCTCCGCCTTTGGCAGCACTGAACCCAGAGGCACGTCGCCGTCTGGAAGCATTGGAAACCTTCTCTGACCTTGGAAGTGGTTTTAACCTTGCTATGCAAGATCTTGATATCCGGGGTGCGGGTAACCTTTTAGGGTCTGAACAGAGCGGATTTATGGAGGATTTAGGGTACGAAACCTATCAGAAAATCCTCAATCAGGCGGTGATGGAGCTGAAAAATGATGAGTTCCAAGATCTTTATGCAGAGGAAATGGAGGAAGGAAAGCAGATTTCGGGCGATGACTTTATTGACGATTGTGCCGTGGAGAGCGACCTTGAAATGTACTTCCCTGATAACTATGTGCCGGGTAGTTCAGAGCGAATGTTACTCTATCGTGAACTGGATAATATAGAAAAGGATGAAGACCTCGATGCCTATCGTAAGCGTCTGCAAGACCGTTTCGGTCCTGTTCCACGTCAAGGTGAGGAGCTTATGCAGGTCGTTGCACTTCGTCGTGTGGGCAAGCGGTTGGGTTGTGAGAAGATTATTCTCAAGCAGGGGCGTATGCAGATGCAGTTTGTTTCTAATCCTAATAGTGTTTACTATCAGAGTGAAGCCTTTGACAAGGTACTCAACTACATCGGTTATCATCCTCGCCGTTGCAATCTGAAAGAGCGCAATGGTAAGCGTTCAATGGTGGTAAGCGATGTTGCGACGGTAGGAGAGGGCGTAATGGTGCTGCGTGACATAGAGCATCCACGGTCATAA
- a CDS encoding nucleotidyltransferase domain-containing protein — MMKEVKHNDVLKSISNIAMELKPENGKIILFGSQARGDANENSDWDILILLDKDKIEESDHDKFTYPFWELGWKINAMIHPIIYTLQEWASRIHSPFHNNVESEGIVLC; from the coding sequence ATGATGAAAGAAGTAAAACATAATGATGTGTTAAAGTCTATTAGTAATATTGCTATGGAACTAAAACCTGAAAACGGAAAGATTATTCTTTTCGGTTCACAGGCTCGTGGTGATGCAAATGAAAATTCAGACTGGGACATTCTTATTCTTCTTGATAAGGATAAAATTGAAGAATCAGACCATGATAAATTTACCTATCCTTTTTGGGAACTTGGATGGAAAATTAATGCAATGATTCATCCTATCATCTATACCTTGCAGGAGTGGGCTTCTCGTATTCACTCCCCTTTCCACAACAATGTTGAATCAGAGGGGATTGTATTATGCTGA
- a CDS encoding HEPN domain-containing protein, whose product MLTSEDRKILVTCRIEKAKAVLVEARDNARLGHWSLVGNRLYYAVYHMAQALLLDKGLSAKTHAGTIHIIGQQFISVGLIDKTYGRLFSRLYELRQSGDYDDMFDATEEQVMPYFGQVEKFICEMETLVTFK is encoded by the coding sequence ATGCTGACAAGTGAAGATAGAAAGATACTTGTAACATGTCGCATTGAGAAAGCAAAGGCGGTTTTAGTTGAAGCACGTGATAATGCTCGGTTAGGTCATTGGAGCCTTGTTGGAAATCGTTTATACTATGCTGTCTATCACATGGCACAGGCTTTACTCCTTGACAAAGGGTTATCTGCAAAGACACACGCAGGAACTATTCATATCATAGGGCAGCAGTTTATCTCTGTTGGACTTATTGACAAGACTTATGGGAGGTTGTTTTCTCGCTTATATGAGTTACGTCAGTCAGGTGACTATGATGATATGTTTGATGCTACGGAGGAACAAGTTATGCCTTATTTTGGTCAGGTAGAGAAATTTATCTGTGAAATGGAAACATTAGTAACTTTCAAATAA
- a CDS encoding dipeptidase, protein MIKKYVEENKDRMLEELFSLIRIPSVSAQPAHKEDMVRCAERWKELLLEAGVDKAEVMPSKGNPMVYAERMVDPNAKTVLVYGHYDVMPAEPFELWKTEPFEPVIKDGHIWARGADDDKGQSFMQAKAFEYLNKNDLLKHNMKFIFEGEEEIGSGSLGPFIEEHKELLACDVILVSDTGLIGPDTPSITTGLRGLSYWQIEVTGPNRDLHSGTFGGAVANPINVLCKLIADVTGPDGKIRIPGFYDDVEEASDEERKLVASIPFNEEEYKKSLGVKALFGEEGYSTIERTGYRPTFDVCGIWGGYTGDGAKTVIPSKAYAKLSSRLVPHQDHTKISQLVVDYFNSVAPDYVTVNVEKHHGGHGYVCPIDFPAYKAAERGFEAVFGKRPLPVRIGGSIPIISTFEKLLGVKTVLMGFGLESNAIHSPNENMPVDLWLKGIETIINFHLEYDKEA, encoded by the coding sequence ATGATTAAGAAATATGTAGAAGAGAATAAAGACAGAATGCTCGAGGAGTTGTTCAGTCTGATACGCATACCAAGCGTAAGTGCACAACCAGCTCATAAGGAGGACATGGTACGCTGTGCCGAGCGTTGGAAGGAACTGCTGCTTGAGGCTGGTGTTGACAAAGCTGAGGTGATGCCATCAAAGGGTAATCCAATGGTTTACGCTGAGAGAATGGTTGATCCTAACGCAAAGACTGTATTGGTTTATGGTCACTATGACGTGATGCCTGCAGAGCCATTTGAGCTTTGGAAGACTGAACCATTTGAGCCAGTTATCAAGGACGGCCATATCTGGGCACGTGGTGCTGATGATGATAAGGGTCAGTCATTCATGCAGGCAAAGGCATTCGAGTATCTTAACAAGAATGACTTGCTGAAGCATAATATGAAGTTCATCTTTGAAGGTGAGGAAGAGATTGGCTCTGGTAGCCTCGGTCCGTTCATCGAGGAGCACAAGGAACTCTTGGCTTGCGATGTAATCCTCGTTTCAGACACAGGTCTTATCGGTCCTGATACTCCTTCTATTACAACTGGTTTGCGTGGTTTGTCTTACTGGCAGATTGAGGTGACTGGTCCTAATCGTGACCTTCACTCAGGAACTTTCGGTGGTGCAGTGGCTAACCCTATCAATGTTCTTTGCAAGTTGATAGCTGACGTAACTGGTCCTGACGGCAAGATTCGCATCCCTGGCTTCTATGATGATGTCGAGGAGGCTTCTGATGAGGAGCGCAAGCTCGTTGCATCTATTCCTTTCAATGAGGAGGAATATAAGAAGTCTCTCGGCGTGAAGGCTCTCTTTGGTGAGGAAGGCTACAGTACGATTGAGCGCACAGGCTATCGCCCAACCTTCGATGTATGCGGTATCTGGGGTGGTTACACTGGCGATGGTGCGAAGACCGTTATCCCATCAAAGGCATACGCAAAACTTTCTTCACGTCTTGTTCCACATCAGGATCATACAAAGATTAGCCAGTTGGTAGTAGATTACTTCAACAGCGTTGCTCCTGATTACGTTACTGTGAACGTAGAGAAGCACCATGGTGGTCACGGCTATGTTTGTCCTATCGACTTCCCAGCTTACAAGGCTGCTGAGCGTGGCTTTGAGGCTGTATTTGGTAAGCGTCCGTTGCCAGTACGTATCGGTGGCAGTATTCCAATCATCTCTACCTTCGAGAAGCTGCTCGGTGTGAAGACTGTTCTCATGGGCTTCGGTTTGGAGTCAAATGCTATCCATTCTCCAAACGAGAATATGCCTGTTGACCTTTGGTTGAAGGGCATTGAGACCATCATTAACTTCCACCTTGAGTACGATAAGGAAGCATAA
- a CDS encoding polyprenol monophosphomannose synthase, whose translation MTSDSIVIIPTYNEKENMEKIIRAVFQLEKFFHILVIDDGSPDGTAQIVHNLIKTEFSDRLFIIERSGKLGLGTAYITGFKWALEHGYDYIFEMDADFSHDPNDLPRLYAATHDEGYDVAVGSRYVSGVNVVNWPIGRVLMSYFASKYVRAVTGFHVHDTTAGFVCYRRRVLETIPLDMIRFKGYAFQIEMKFTSFKIGFKIKEVPVIFVNRREGTSKMSGGIFSEAFFGVMRLRMDGWFRKYPKIQN comes from the coding sequence ATGACAAGCGATAGCATTGTAATCATACCGACATACAACGAAAAAGAGAATATGGAGAAGATTATCCGGGCGGTATTCCAACTGGAGAAGTTTTTCCACATCCTGGTAATTGATGACGGAAGTCCTGACGGGACGGCACAGATTGTACATAATCTGATAAAGACAGAGTTCTCTGACCGCCTCTTTATCATTGAGCGTTCAGGAAAGCTGGGATTAGGCACTGCCTATATCACTGGCTTCAAATGGGCATTGGAACATGGCTACGACTACATCTTTGAGATGGATGCCGACTTCAGCCATGACCCTAACGACCTGCCCCGCCTCTATGCAGCTACACATGACGAAGGCTACGATGTTGCTGTCGGCTCACGCTATGTCAGCGGTGTAAACGTGGTCAACTGGCCTATCGGACGCGTATTGATGAGTTATTTTGCCAGCAAATACGTCCGTGCCGTAACAGGTTTCCACGTACACGACACCACAGCCGGATTCGTATGTTATCGTCGCCGTGTCCTTGAGACAATCCCATTAGACATGATTCGTTTCAAAGGCTATGCGTTCCAGATTGAGATGAAGTTCACGTCCTTCAAGATTGGCTTCAAAATAAAGGAAGTACCTGTCATCTTCGTCAATCGTCGTGAGGGAACCAGCAAGATGAGCGGTGGCATCTTCTCCGAAGCCTTCTTCGGTGTCATGCGTCTTCGTATGGACGGATGGTTCAGAAAGTATCCAAAAATACAAAACTAA
- a CDS encoding lysophospholipid acyltransferase family protein: MSNSTSQQQRPTAHRSVPVLLLTFLYNLYTILIVLPLFAIASILTALTTTIGCQLGNGHFWGYYPGKCWSWLIIRLLFLPVKIEGREHLDPKQSYVFVSNHQGSFDIFLIYGFLNRNFKWMMKKAIRKIPLVGLACEKAHHIYVDKSGASKIKKTYDTARETLREGMSVVVFPEGARSFTGHMGKFRRGAFMLADELQLPVCPLTINGSFNVMPRTKDWHFPVWHRLSLTIHKPIFPKGKGTEFEKQTMAEAYNSVMSGLTPEYQGFVENPDQ; encoded by the coding sequence ATGAGCAATTCCACATCTCAACAGCAGCGTCCAACAGCCCACCGTTCAGTACCGGTACTGCTCCTGACCTTTCTGTACAACCTCTATACGATACTCATCGTCCTCCCTCTCTTCGCCATTGCTTCCATTCTCACAGCTTTGACAACCACCATAGGCTGCCAGCTGGGCAATGGACACTTCTGGGGATACTATCCGGGAAAATGCTGGTCATGGCTGATTATCCGACTGCTTTTTCTCCCTGTCAAGATTGAAGGACGTGAACATCTTGACCCAAAGCAAAGCTACGTCTTTGTCAGCAATCATCAAGGTTCCTTTGACATCTTCCTCATTTATGGTTTTCTCAATCGCAACTTCAAATGGATGATGAAGAAGGCAATCCGAAAGATTCCATTGGTCGGACTGGCTTGCGAGAAGGCACACCATATCTATGTGGACAAGAGTGGTGCAAGTAAGATTAAAAAAACTTACGACACAGCACGCGAAACCCTCCGTGAAGGTATGTCGGTAGTGGTGTTCCCTGAAGGTGCACGCAGTTTTACAGGTCACATGGGTAAGTTCCGCCGCGGTGCCTTCATGCTGGCTGATGAACTTCAGCTGCCTGTCTGCCCGCTCACCATCAATGGTTCCTTCAATGTCATGCCACGCACCAAGGACTGGCACTTCCCCGTATGGCACCGTCTAAGCCTCACCATCCACAAGCCTATCTTCCCAAAGGGTAAAGGTACAGAGTTCGAGAAGCAGACCATGGCCGAGGCATACAATTCCGTCATGTCTGGTCTTACACCCGAATACCAAGGCTTCGTTGAAAATCCAGACCAATAA
- a CDS encoding metallophosphoesterase, whose protein sequence is MIARIVIYLILIIVLSDLYIDMHYFRKRYHITWWQRLLWWMPCIGMVIYTCALASIRNFAPADLTWMNTYLFLLGMFVGPKAIFTLTSFLGWIVRKYITHTHRNWGHYIGILLGTCAFGAFVYGLTYGVSTIQVKHVDLYFKDLPKSFDGYRIVHVSDLHLGTFDGWRKKILKAEMDSIEKQRPDLICFTGDLQNMRPQEVEKMVSVIRQPMKGTIAVLGNHDYTEYIKGDFKEKAAQEARLVAAEEKRLGWKLLRNQNSIIISPDKDSIYICGTENDGKPPFPNYSDYQKATKGISKNSFMIMLQHDPSAWRRSILPKTHAQLTLCGHTHGGQMQFFGWRPTSIRQQEDCGLYEQGGRYLYVTAGLGGLVPFRLNMPNEIAVITLHTKKQN, encoded by the coding sequence ATGATAGCCAGAATCGTCATATACCTTATATTAATAATAGTGCTGTCTGACCTGTACATTGACATGCACTATTTCCGCAAGCGTTACCACATCACCTGGTGGCAACGCCTGTTGTGGTGGATGCCATGTATTGGCATGGTCATCTATACCTGTGCCTTAGCATCCATTCGCAACTTCGCACCTGCCGATCTCACCTGGATGAACACTTATCTGTTCCTGCTCGGTATGTTTGTTGGGCCAAAAGCAATCTTCACCCTCACATCATTCTTAGGGTGGATTGTGCGTAAGTACATCACGCATACACATCGCAACTGGGGACATTACATAGGGATACTCTTGGGCACCTGCGCCTTCGGAGCATTTGTCTATGGACTTACCTATGGTGTTTCAACCATCCAGGTAAAACATGTAGACCTTTATTTCAAGGATTTACCGAAGTCTTTTGACGGCTATCGCATTGTACATGTATCCGACCTGCACCTTGGAACATTCGACGGATGGCGTAAGAAGATTCTGAAAGCAGAGATGGACAGCATAGAAAAGCAAAGACCTGACCTCATTTGTTTCACAGGTGACTTGCAGAACATGCGTCCGCAAGAGGTTGAGAAGATGGTGTCAGTAATCCGCCAGCCCATGAAAGGTACGATAGCAGTTCTGGGAAACCATGATTATACAGAATATATAAAAGGTGATTTTAAAGAGAAAGCTGCACAGGAAGCACGGCTGGTTGCTGCAGAAGAAAAACGATTAGGCTGGAAACTCCTGCGCAATCAGAATAGTATCATTATCTCCCCCGACAAAGACTCCATCTATATCTGTGGTACGGAAAACGACGGCAAGCCTCCTTTCCCTAACTATTCTGACTATCAGAAAGCAACCAAGGGAATAAGCAAGAACTCGTTTATGATCATGTTACAGCACGACCCGTCAGCATGGAGACGGTCTATACTTCCCAAGACACATGCACAACTGACGCTCTGTGGACATACACATGGCGGACAGATGCAGTTCTTCGGGTGGCGTCCAACCAGTATCCGACAGCAAGAGGACTGCGGACTTTACGAACAGGGGGGACGTTACCTCTACGTAACAGCAGGATTGGGCGGACTCGTACCTTTCCGTCTCAATATGCCCAATGAAATAGCAGTGATAACGCTACATACTAAGAAACAGAATTAA
- a CDS encoding dihydroorotase has translation MRKLIQGGTIVNEGRNFIGSLVIENDCITEIIEGKQTPRGSFDETVNATGCFVLPGVIDDHVHFREPGLTEKADIESESRAAAYGGVTSYFEMPNTAPQTTTLEALHDKWERARQSSHVNYSFFIGATNANYKLFPQLDAHTIPGIKLFMGASTGNMLVDRRDALELTFRTAAELNLPVMTHCEDSGIINENMKTAKEQFGDDPDITHHWEIRSEKACWTSSLLAVELARKYKTQLHIAHVSTAKELSLANQPEDEGRITLEAVIAHIAFSSEDYLTKKALIKCNPSVKTVADRTAIRQALTDGRITMIGTDHAPHLLTQKQGGCAKAASGMPMVQFSLVTMLELVDEGVLTMEQMVELMSHAPARLFRIDRRGFLRKGYKADITIVSPHQPWTVNEECIQSKCKWSPMTGHTYQWRVLHTFCNGHHLLNEGEFDHTIRGERLTFRNDN, from the coding sequence ATGAGGAAACTCATCCAAGGCGGAACAATCGTCAACGAAGGGCGAAACTTCATCGGTTCGCTCGTCATAGAGAACGACTGTATCACTGAGATTATAGAAGGAAAACAAACACCCCGTGGTTCATTTGACGAAACCGTCAATGCCACGGGGTGTTTTGTATTACCGGGTGTCATTGATGACCATGTTCACTTCCGGGAGCCAGGACTGACTGAGAAAGCTGATATTGAAAGTGAGAGCCGTGCTGCTGCATACGGAGGTGTTACTTCCTACTTTGAAATGCCGAACACCGCACCACAGACTACAACATTGGAGGCATTGCACGACAAGTGGGAACGTGCACGGCAGTCAAGCCATGTAAACTACAGCTTCTTCATCGGCGCAACCAATGCTAATTACAAGTTGTTTCCTCAACTGGACGCCCATACAATTCCAGGAATAAAACTCTTCATGGGAGCCTCAACTGGAAACATGCTCGTTGACCGACGTGATGCCTTAGAGCTGACTTTCCGTACCGCAGCCGAACTGAATCTGCCCGTGATGACCCACTGTGAGGATTCAGGAATTATCAATGAGAACATGAAAACTGCCAAAGAACAGTTTGGCGATGACCCTGACATCACCCATCACTGGGAGATACGCAGCGAAAAAGCATGCTGGACTTCATCACTATTAGCTGTGGAACTGGCACGGAAATACAAGACACAACTCCATATTGCACACGTCTCTACGGCAAAAGAACTGTCACTGGCAAATCAGCCTGAGGATGAAGGAAGAATAACTTTAGAAGCTGTAATAGCTCACATAGCCTTCTCCAGTGAAGATTATCTCACGAAGAAAGCACTCATCAAATGCAATCCTTCTGTCAAGACCGTTGCTGACCGCACAGCCATTCGGCAGGCACTCACGGACGGACGCATTACAATGATTGGCACTGACCACGCCCCACATCTACTGACACAGAAGCAAGGTGGGTGTGCCAAGGCTGCATCGGGTATGCCGATGGTTCAGTTCTCACTCGTTACGATGCTGGAACTGGTTGACGAAGGCGTGCTTACCATGGAGCAGATGGTGGAACTCATGTCGCACGCACCTGCCCGTCTCTTCCGAATAGACCGACGTGGTTTCCTGCGTAAAGGATATAAAGCCGACATCACCATCGTCTCACCTCACCAGCCTTGGACTGTCAATGAGGAGTGTATTCAAAGCAAATGCAAATGGAGCCCGATGACGGGACACACCTATCAATGGCGCGTATTACATACCTTCTGTAATGGACATCACCTATTAAATGAAGGAGAATTCGACCATACTATACGTGGTGAAAGACTTACTTTCCGAAATGATAACTGA
- a CDS encoding DUF4369 domain-containing protein: MNKVLYALLSLIAFTSCANSFNIQGTSNVSSLDGRKLYLKTDQADSLIDLDSCDVVHGQFAFHGTVDSAKIAQVFMDDINLQFPVVIEKGDITVKLDNTQQRVGGTPLNDKLNDFWTKFTQLRNQYAEIDHEESADIMNGHDEETVNARLIKKALNVYAKGDKLFTKFITENFDNVLGPWCFLTRISYETTPNAYPIWMNDYMYANAINQLPAWVEYIMTKATDTFKQNSRIKAFYADFQQAQKEMNGLAEPAGAVIPDAAGTTPNAAAPPTPAQMAGDSIPE; the protein is encoded by the coding sequence ATGAATAAAGTCCTCTATGCACTTCTGTCGCTTATAGCGTTCACATCGTGTGCCAACTCTTTTAACATCCAAGGAACATCCAACGTATCAAGTCTGGATGGGCGTAAGCTGTATCTGAAAACCGACCAGGCCGACTCGCTGATTGATTTGGACTCCTGTGATGTGGTTCATGGTCAGTTTGCTTTTCATGGGACTGTTGACTCAGCCAAAATAGCACAGGTTTTCATGGATGACATCAACCTGCAGTTTCCTGTTGTCATCGAGAAGGGAGACATTACTGTCAAACTGGACAATACACAGCAACGTGTCGGCGGCACGCCACTGAATGACAAGCTAAATGATTTCTGGACTAAATTCACACAGCTACGCAATCAGTATGCGGAGATTGACCATGAGGAAAGTGCTGACATTATGAATGGACATGATGAGGAGACGGTAAACGCACGTCTCATCAAGAAGGCTTTGAACGTATATGCAAAAGGGGATAAGCTGTTCACAAAGTTCATTACTGAGAACTTTGACAATGTACTTGGACCATGGTGTTTCCTCACACGTATCAGCTATGAGACGACACCAAACGCCTATCCAATATGGATGAACGACTACATGTATGCCAATGCCATCAACCAATTACCAGCATGGGTTGAATACATCATGACAAAGGCAACAGATACATTCAAACAGAATTCACGGATAAAAGCATTCTACGCTGACTTCCAACAGGCACAAAAGGAGATGAACGGCTTGGCTGAACCTGCCGGTGCAGTCATTCCAGATGCCGCCGGAACAACACCAAACGCCGCTGCACCTCCAACACCAGCTCAGATGGCAGGCGACTCCATCCCAGAGTAA